In Jeotgalibaca arthritidis, a single genomic region encodes these proteins:
- a CDS encoding DegV family protein, with protein sequence MKKVAFITDSGSGKSIAEIEALGCYSVPLQLMADKDSYKEFETISYDKVYEILGENKVMTTSLPAIADIEQLFSQLKEKGYTDIFAVPICSGLSGTINAMYTAANSLELGFDYVDSGTTAVIQLYLLKLAKSLHEKGIDFPQIKEKLMEVVDHANTVLIPDDLMHLARGGRLSSTSAVIGNLIKIKPVLEVNLKTKGRIEVLQKLRTFKRAFQYVIDEMAEEIKDASDHYHIVVAHVDAVEKGQDVLATLKAKFPQATTEFIDLVPTVSCHTGLGCIALQYFKKVD encoded by the coding sequence TTGAAAAAGGTTGCATTTATTACAGACAGCGGAAGTGGAAAAAGTATTGCAGAAATCGAAGCACTAGGTTGCTACAGCGTGCCGCTACAGCTGATGGCAGACAAGGATAGCTATAAGGAATTTGAAACCATCTCCTATGACAAGGTTTATGAAATCCTGGGAGAAAATAAAGTCATGACGACTTCCTTGCCAGCAATCGCAGATATTGAGCAACTATTCAGCCAGCTCAAAGAAAAAGGATACACTGATATTTTTGCTGTTCCTATTTGCAGTGGCTTAAGTGGAACAATCAACGCCATGTATACAGCTGCCAATAGTCTAGAATTAGGCTTTGACTATGTCGACTCTGGTACAACAGCGGTTATCCAGCTTTATCTTTTAAAATTAGCAAAATCCTTACACGAAAAAGGTATTGATTTCCCTCAAATCAAAGAAAAATTGATGGAAGTCGTTGATCATGCCAATACCGTTTTAATTCCCGATGATTTAATGCATCTGGCTAGAGGCGGTCGTTTATCATCAACCAGTGCTGTCATCGGTAATTTGATTAAAATCAAACCTGTTTTGGAAGTAAACTTAAAAACAAAAGGACGCATTGAAGTCTTACAAAAACTTCGTACCTTCAAACGTGCCTTCCAATATGTGATTGATGAAATGGCTGAGGAAATAAAAGATGCTTCCGACCACTATCATATTGTTGTTGCCCATGTGGATGCTGTTGAAAAGGGTCAAGATGTTCTCGCAACCTTAAAGGCTAAATTCCCTCAAGCAACTACCGAGTTCATTGACCTCGTGCCAACCGTAAGTTGCCATACTGGATTAGGCTGTATCGCACTTCAATACTTTAAAAAAGTAGATTAA
- a CDS encoding mannose/fructose/sorbose family PTS transporter subunit IIC, whose translation MDIIMVILILVVAFFAGMEGILDEFQLHQPIIAASLIGIVTGKPLEGLLLGGTLQLIALGWMNIGAAVAPDAALASIASAILVTVHGAGISEGIALAIPLAVAGQVLTMFVRTVTVAMAHGADKKAEEGSFRGVELFHIGALMLQGLRIAIPAAIVLAVPAELVTNALNSIPGWLTGGLAVAGGFIVAVGYAMVINMMATPKLWIFFALGFAISAVGDLNLIAMGIIGVVLALLYLQFSPEFNQSSGGSSNSGSGDPIDDILNDY comes from the coding sequence ATGGATATTATTATGGTTATTTTAATTTTAGTCGTAGCATTTTTCGCAGGAATGGAAGGGATTTTGGATGAATTCCAACTTCACCAACCAATTATCGCGGCATCATTAATCGGTATTGTAACAGGTAAACCGCTAGAAGGATTACTTCTAGGAGGAACACTTCAATTAATCGCATTGGGTTGGATGAACATTGGTGCAGCGGTTGCACCGGATGCAGCTCTAGCATCAATTGCATCAGCTATTTTAGTAACAGTTCACGGAGCAGGTATTTCAGAAGGGATTGCACTAGCGATTCCATTGGCAGTAGCAGGTCAAGTATTGACGATGTTTGTTCGTACAGTAACCGTAGCAATGGCTCACGGTGCTGACAAAAAAGCAGAAGAAGGCTCATTCCGTGGCGTTGAATTATTCCACATCGGTGCCTTAATGCTACAAGGGTTGCGTATTGCAATTCCAGCAGCAATCGTTTTAGCTGTACCAGCTGAATTAGTAACAAACGCTTTGAATAGTATTCCTGGCTGGTTGACTGGTGGTTTAGCTGTAGCGGGTGGCTTTATCGTTGCAGTTGGTTATGCAATGGTTATCAACATGATGGCAACACCAAAATTGTGGATATTCTTTGCATTAGGATTCGCAATTTCAGCAGTCGGCGATTTGAACTTAATTGCAATGGGGATTATCGGTGTTGTTTTAGCGTTACTTTACCTACAATTCTCACCAGAATTCAACCAATCTAGCGGTGGCTCTTCAAACTCAGGAAGCGGCGACCCAATAGATGACATCTTAAACGATTACTAA
- a CDS encoding PTS sugar transporter subunit IIB, translating into MVGIILASHGDFAAGILQSATMIIGEQDNIAAVTLQPSEGPDDIRRKIEEAAESFETSEVLVLADLWGGTPFNQANTLFDQNKDQWAIVAGLNLPMLIEAITSRFTMEKSHDIAKAIVQVAKENIKVKPEELYQEPKAAAATAEPQQALPEGTVVGSGKIDIGLARVDSRLLHGQVATAWSKDIKPTRIIVVSDEVAKDDLRKSLITQAAPPGVKANVIPIQKMIDIWNDPRFGKTRALLLFENPTDVLRVVEGGVGLEEINIGSMAHSEGKIMVSNVLSVDKKDVDALTALRDKGLKFDVRKVPSDQRRNLWDLLKKANFDK; encoded by the coding sequence ATGGTTGGAATTATTTTAGCAAGCCATGGCGACTTTGCCGCTGGAATTCTTCAATCTGCTACGATGATTATCGGGGAGCAAGATAATATTGCTGCTGTAACATTACAGCCGAGCGAAGGCCCAGATGACATTCGTCGTAAAATTGAAGAAGCTGCGGAAAGCTTCGAAACAAGTGAGGTATTAGTATTAGCAGATTTATGGGGAGGAACACCCTTTAATCAAGCGAATACACTATTTGATCAAAACAAAGATCAATGGGCAATCGTCGCAGGGCTTAACTTACCGATGTTAATTGAAGCAATTACATCTCGTTTCACAATGGAAAAATCACATGATATTGCCAAAGCAATTGTTCAAGTTGCTAAAGAAAACATTAAAGTAAAACCAGAAGAACTTTATCAAGAACCTAAAGCAGCAGCTGCAACAGCAGAACCCCAACAAGCTTTACCAGAAGGAACTGTTGTTGGTAGTGGAAAAATTGATATCGGTTTAGCACGTGTTGATTCACGTCTCCTTCACGGTCAAGTGGCAACAGCATGGTCTAAAGATATTAAGCCAACACGTATTATTGTTGTATCAGATGAAGTTGCTAAGGATGATTTACGTAAATCATTGATTACACAAGCAGCACCTCCAGGCGTAAAAGCAAACGTTATTCCAATTCAAAAAATGATTGATATTTGGAATGATCCACGCTTTGGTAAAACACGTGCGTTACTGTTATTCGAAAACCCAACAGACGTGTTACGTGTTGTTGAAGGTGGCGTTGGACTGGAAGAAATTAATATCGGTTCGATGGCTCACTCTGAAGGCAAGATTATGGTTAGCAACGTTTTATCAGTTGATAAAAAAGATGTGGATGCCTTAACAGCTTTACGCGACAAAGGATTGAAATTTGATGTTCGTAAAGTGCCGTCAGACCAAAGAAGAAATCTTTGGGATCTATTGAAAAAAGCAAATTTTGATAAGTAA
- a CDS encoding V-type ATP synthase subunit I, with protein MAILKMQKFNIITFSTYYETVMENLQDFQNIELFPAEHFFTETSTLFNRMKNHPRESEIEAHINELDWSRNFLNQYIPKKGMIANLRQPIERYTIKQLAQHMNDYDWEETCKKLKYFDKRLRVIDQERRELALQEADLNEWRYFDEEPKKLEKLHQTVGLLGTIPSGELTHLTQEIGIIPYTYMETIHHTATTAYVLILAHKDSQSKVRTHLKKVGFEDYYYPFDGKPADDLLGLKEKTQRLVEEEETIKAELKTMEKDYTQLGLVAEYFDGLLIRVKSNQYMLESKYTMSVSGWVPAKDADQLIHKVESAAGEDYYIEFQEVKEEEVADVPILLRNNAFVKPFESLVEMYSLPQYDELDPTPLMTPFYALAFGMMVADFGYGLLLFFAIFIAKRFFHFKEGMRQSLSFFQVGALATVLWGLIYGNFFGNELSFQLLSGSTDITEILVVSVAFGYMQLMFGLFLKFYVQWKMRDKKAKAIFQAGSWILFLISVVVIVLAMMILNNPGLQTIGVGGIIVSLVMVVIGGSLDGETIGGKIGWGLYGLMDITSYLGDLVSYTRLMALGVAGGSIAAAFNLIISYLPTPAKFTVGILLFIVLHGLNIFLSYLSAYVHGIRLQYLEFFGKFYTGGGRAFKPMKSNEKYVEVISEQEEIQGGKS; from the coding sequence ATGGCCATACTTAAAATGCAAAAATTTAACATCATTACTTTCTCAACGTACTATGAAACGGTTATGGAGAATTTACAAGATTTCCAAAATATTGAATTGTTTCCAGCAGAGCACTTTTTTACAGAGACATCAACGCTCTTTAACCGTATGAAAAATCATCCGCGAGAAAGTGAAATTGAAGCACATATTAATGAACTTGACTGGTCTAGAAATTTTTTAAATCAGTATATTCCTAAAAAAGGTATGATTGCGAATCTGCGTCAGCCTATTGAGCGATACACTATTAAGCAACTTGCCCAACATATGAATGATTATGACTGGGAAGAAACATGTAAAAAACTAAAATACTTTGACAAACGATTAAGAGTTATCGACCAAGAACGTCGTGAATTAGCGCTTCAAGAAGCTGATTTAAATGAATGGCGTTACTTTGATGAAGAACCCAAAAAATTGGAAAAGCTTCATCAAACAGTCGGCTTACTGGGAACCATTCCGAGTGGCGAACTCACTCACCTGACACAAGAAATCGGCATTATTCCTTATACCTATATGGAAACAATTCATCATACTGCCACCACAGCTTATGTCCTCATTCTTGCTCATAAAGACAGTCAATCAAAAGTAAGAACCCATTTGAAAAAGGTTGGATTTGAAGACTATTACTACCCATTCGATGGGAAACCAGCTGATGATTTACTCGGATTAAAAGAGAAAACACAGCGATTAGTAGAAGAAGAAGAAACGATTAAAGCAGAATTGAAAACAATGGAAAAGGACTACACCCAATTAGGACTAGTTGCGGAATACTTTGACGGTTTACTGATTAGAGTAAAGAGCAACCAGTATATGTTGGAATCGAAGTATACAATGAGTGTGTCTGGATGGGTACCTGCTAAAGATGCCGATCAACTGATTCATAAAGTAGAATCTGCTGCGGGTGAAGATTATTATATTGAATTCCAAGAAGTAAAAGAAGAAGAAGTAGCGGATGTTCCTATTTTGCTACGTAACAATGCTTTTGTTAAGCCGTTTGAAAGTTTGGTAGAAATGTATAGTCTGCCACAATATGATGAATTAGATCCAACACCATTGATGACACCGTTCTATGCACTAGCATTCGGGATGATGGTAGCAGATTTTGGTTATGGTTTATTGTTATTCTTTGCAATTTTCATAGCGAAACGTTTCTTTCATTTTAAAGAAGGTATGCGACAATCATTATCATTTTTCCAAGTAGGAGCGTTAGCTACTGTTTTATGGGGATTGATTTACGGAAACTTCTTCGGAAATGAGCTATCATTCCAACTCTTATCTGGAAGTACTGATATTACAGAAATATTAGTTGTATCGGTAGCCTTTGGTTACATGCAATTAATGTTTGGTCTGTTCTTGAAATTCTATGTTCAATGGAAGATGAGAGACAAAAAGGCTAAAGCAATTTTCCAAGCAGGTTCATGGATTTTATTTTTAATTAGTGTTGTCGTTATTGTATTAGCAATGATGATCCTAAACAATCCAGGCCTACAAACCATTGGTGTAGGTGGTATCATTGTCAGTTTAGTGATGGTAGTTATCGGAGGCAGTCTCGATGGAGAAACCATTGGTGGGAAAATTGGATGGGGACTCTATGGTTTGATGGATATTACATCTTACTTAGGAGACTTAGTGAGTTATACGCGTTTGATGGCATTAGGTGTTGCCGGTGGTAGTATCGCCGCAGCCTTTAACCTGATTATTAGCTACTTACCAACACCAGCTAAATTTACAGTTGGGATTTTATTATTTATCGTCTTACACGGTTTAAATATTTTCCTAAGTTACTTAAGTGCCTATGTTCATGGCATCAGACTTCAATATCTGGAGTTCTTTGGGAAGTTCTATACAGGTGGCGGACGTGCCTTTAAACCGATGAAGTCAAATGAAAAATATGTAGAAGTTATTTCTGAACAAGAAGAAATTCAAGGGGGAAAATCCTAA
- a CDS encoding PTS system mannose/fructose/sorbose family transporter subunit IID, translated as MTENNYKLTKKDRLKVFWRSQFLQASWNFERMQNVGWAYAMIPALKKLYTTKEDRAQALKRHLEFFNTHPYLASPVLGVTLTLEEEKAAGREIDNAAIQGVKIGMMGPLAGVGDPIFWGTLRPVLGAFAASLALSENWMGPIIFFLAWNIIRMAFLWYSQEFGYVQGGNIAQNLAGGLMQKLTQGASVLGMFIMGVLVPRWTNMNFPMILSRVDVDEKDMVNFAAVAEAANEGVLSGDMLRNVVGEIQAGLSIEPQQVTTLQNTLDSLLPGIAPLGLTLLCVWLLRKKVSPITIIFGIFVVGIIGYVLGIFGK; from the coding sequence ATGACTGAAAATAACTACAAATTAACTAAAAAAGATCGATTAAAAGTCTTTTGGAGAAGTCAGTTCCTACAAGCATCATGGAACTTTGAGCGTATGCAAAACGTAGGTTGGGCTTATGCAATGATTCCAGCCTTGAAAAAATTATACACAACTAAGGAAGACCGTGCCCAAGCTTTAAAACGTCACTTGGAATTCTTTAACACACATCCTTATTTAGCGTCGCCAGTTTTAGGGGTAACACTAACACTTGAAGAAGAAAAAGCAGCAGGTCGTGAAATCGATAACGCCGCTATTCAAGGGGTTAAAATTGGGATGATGGGACCTTTGGCTGGTGTGGGTGACCCAATTTTCTGGGGTACGCTACGTCCGGTATTAGGTGCCTTTGCAGCATCACTTGCTTTAAGTGAAAACTGGATGGGACCAATCATCTTCTTCCTAGCATGGAATATTATTCGTATGGCATTCCTATGGTATTCACAAGAGTTTGGTTATGTACAAGGTGGTAACATCGCACAAAACCTTGCTGGTGGATTAATGCAAAAACTAACACAAGGTGCATCTGTACTTGGTATGTTCATTATGGGGGTATTAGTACCTCGTTGGACAAACATGAACTTCCCAATGATTTTAAGTAGAGTTGACGTTGATGAAAAAGACATGGTTAACTTCGCAGCAGTTGCAGAAGCTGCCAACGAAGGTGTTCTTTCTGGCGATATGTTACGTAATGTTGTTGGTGAAATTCAAGCAGGTTTGAGTATTGAGCCTCAACAAGTGACAACACTACAAAACACATTAGATTCATTATTACCAGGTATCGCACCACTAGGTTTAACACTACTATGTGTGTGGTTGCTTCGTAAGAAAGTTAGCCCAATTACAATTATCTTTGGTATCTTCGTTGTAGGTATCATCGGTTACGTTTTAGGTATTTTTGGAAAATAA
- a CDS encoding V-type ATP synthase subunit K translates to MENWLEFFNTHGGTIFAALGVAMATICGGIGSTIGIGQTSQAAAALTAEQPEKFGQALILELLSATQGLYGFVISFLIFIEMTAGPVTFERGVYLFIATLPISFTAIIGGIWQGRGAAAAMQILAKKPEHVTKGIIYVAMMETYGILGFVISFLLAMN, encoded by the coding sequence ATGGAAAACTGGTTAGAATTTTTTAATACACATGGTGGAACTATTTTTGCAGCACTTGGTGTTGCAATGGCAACAATTTGTGGGGGTATCGGATCAACAATCGGTATCGGACAAACCTCTCAAGCTGCAGCAGCTCTAACTGCTGAACAGCCTGAAAAGTTTGGTCAAGCCCTCATTTTAGAGTTACTTTCAGCAACACAAGGGTTATACGGTTTCGTTATTTCATTTTTAATTTTTATTGAAATGACAGCTGGACCTGTCACCTTCGAAAGAGGCGTGTATTTGTTTATCGCAACATTACCAATTTCCTTCACTGCGATTATCGGTGGGATTTGGCAAGGTCGTGGTGCAGCAGCAGCTATGCAAATTTTGGCTAAAAAACCAGAACACGTTACAAAAGGTATTATTTACGTTGCCATGATGGAAACGTACGGTATTTTAGGGTTTGTTATTTCCTTCTTACTAGCAATGAATTAG
- a CDS encoding AI-2E family transporter, with the protein MNMKKLDIRVLSYLFVIFFLLLLYRYFDYFIAIFRLLMDVTAPLFIGALIAYLLNIIVVRLERSVLKKLKEKQAGLTRGASILSSIIIVVAVLYLIINLIVPQIATIISRLVSGIPVLVTQIQNFIMESDTELLEKFVGDNLLADFNDLARQAIDFVSNSVNQLLASSIYLIGGATSGLFTFVIAFSFAMYVLATKERLKEQTRLLGVAFLPKRVYSHLSFLIQITNQTFSNFFVGQVTEAVILGSLCIIGMAIFRFPYAVTVGTFIGFTALVPMFGAWIGAAVGFVLIASQSFTQAWAFLIFIVILQQLENNLIYPKVVGTSIGIPGIWVLVAVTVGGGVGGIAGMLLGVPVLATVYQIITIITQKKLAEKETVSS; encoded by the coding sequence ATGAACATGAAAAAATTAGATATTAGGGTGTTATCGTACTTATTTGTCATTTTCTTTTTATTGCTGTTATACCGATACTTTGATTATTTTATCGCTATTTTTCGGTTACTAATGGATGTGACGGCGCCATTGTTTATAGGGGCATTGATTGCCTATCTTCTAAACATTATTGTCGTTCGTTTAGAGCGTTCTGTTTTGAAGAAGTTGAAAGAAAAGCAGGCAGGACTAACGCGTGGAGCTAGTATACTTTCTTCTATTATAATAGTAGTGGCTGTCTTGTATTTAATTATTAATTTAATCGTGCCACAGATTGCGACTATTATATCTCGCCTTGTCAGTGGGATACCTGTTTTAGTGACGCAAATCCAGAACTTTATTATGGAAAGTGATACGGAACTATTAGAAAAATTTGTTGGGGATAACTTGTTGGCTGATTTTAATGACTTGGCGCGGCAGGCTATTGATTTTGTATCGAATAGTGTCAACCAACTATTGGCATCATCCATCTATTTAATTGGTGGCGCAACTAGTGGCTTGTTTACGTTTGTTATTGCCTTTTCATTCGCTATGTATGTACTGGCTACAAAAGAACGATTGAAAGAACAAACCAGATTATTAGGTGTTGCTTTTCTTCCGAAGCGTGTGTATAGTCATTTGAGCTTTTTGATTCAAATTACGAATCAAACTTTTTCAAATTTCTTTGTCGGACAGGTAACTGAGGCTGTTATTCTTGGCAGTTTGTGCATTATTGGGATGGCGATTTTTAGGTTTCCATATGCTGTAACGGTTGGAACCTTTATTGGTTTTACAGCGCTAGTTCCAATGTTTGGAGCTTGGATTGGGGCGGCAGTAGGCTTTGTGTTAATTGCGTCTCAAAGCTTTACACAAGCGTGGGCGTTTTTGATTTTTATTGTCATTCTCCAACAACTGGAAAATAACTTAATCTATCCAAAAGTGGTGGGAACGAGTATTGGAATTCCAGGTATTTGGGTATTGGTGGCCGTCACAGTCGGTGGTGGAGTTGGTGGTATTGCCGGTATGTTACTTGGCGTTCCAGTTTTGGCAACGGTCTATCAAATTATTACGATTATCACACAAAAGAAATTAGCAGAAAAAGAGACCGTGTCTTCATAA
- the rpoN gene encoding RNA polymerase factor sigma-54: MEFNQHYTQKQTQKQQFIPNLVQGMEMLQLNRMELDTYLNRVMLGNPFIDMNLADPLKISSKKLSHNDLSHIIEQTSVYEASLHDFLHEQIYLLYRDTPLRQLMFWWVDQLDERGYVTKNLDEAKAETNASQIELLDSLTLLQQLDPAGIGARSIQECLMIQTERMDFAPEIAYLVLEEHYDELIQKKWSVIAEDYGVSLSDIEDVYSFIQRLSLSPAEHYESRSKATPYIIPELMVDLNDGQLVVAETRYKTPLLTLNVAYLDEMKAVDDKEVQTYVRTKKQEFDQLQASLMKRKDTILKVGTAILMHQQDFFLDPNNHLKPLQLNDLAQLCQLSESTISRTVRDTFVQTPRGVFELRSFLSRRMEGFNQSKDEVMEHVKQLIADEDKHKPLSDQKLEHLLKEKGMTVSRRAIANYRKQLQIPSSTDRKIK; encoded by the coding sequence ATGGAATTTAATCAGCATTATACGCAGAAACAAACTCAAAAACAGCAATTTATCCCTAATTTAGTACAAGGCATGGAAATGCTCCAACTTAATCGGATGGAACTGGACACTTATTTAAACCGCGTGATGTTGGGCAATCCTTTTATTGACATGAACTTGGCTGACCCCTTAAAGATTTCAAGTAAAAAATTATCTCATAATGACCTCTCTCATATCATTGAGCAGACCTCCGTTTACGAAGCCTCTCTCCATGACTTTTTACATGAGCAAATTTATTTACTCTATCGTGATACCCCATTACGTCAGCTAATGTTTTGGTGGGTAGATCAACTCGATGAACGTGGCTATGTGACAAAAAACTTAGATGAAGCGAAGGCAGAAACGAACGCTAGTCAGATTGAGCTCTTAGACAGCTTAACCCTTTTACAGCAATTGGATCCGGCTGGCATCGGCGCACGATCGATACAAGAGTGTTTAATGATTCAAACTGAGCGTATGGATTTTGCGCCTGAAATAGCTTACTTAGTTTTAGAAGAGCACTACGATGAGCTTATTCAGAAAAAATGGTCAGTTATCGCAGAGGACTATGGTGTTTCCCTTTCAGATATTGAGGATGTTTACAGCTTTATCCAACGATTATCGCTATCGCCTGCAGAACACTATGAGTCACGCTCAAAGGCAACGCCTTATATCATACCTGAACTGATGGTAGACCTCAATGATGGCCAGCTTGTCGTAGCAGAAACGCGTTATAAAACGCCACTACTGACACTAAATGTGGCCTATTTAGATGAGATGAAAGCAGTCGATGACAAAGAAGTTCAGACTTATGTACGAACTAAAAAGCAAGAGTTCGACCAACTTCAAGCCAGTCTCATGAAACGAAAAGACACTATTTTAAAAGTCGGCACTGCCATTTTGATGCACCAACAGGATTTCTTTCTTGATCCTAATAATCATTTAAAGCCCTTGCAGTTAAATGATTTAGCGCAATTATGTCAACTGAGTGAATCGACCATTAGTCGAACAGTCAGAGACACCTTTGTCCAAACGCCTCGAGGTGTGTTTGAGCTGAGGTCCTTCCTTTCACGTCGTATGGAAGGCTTTAATCAATCAAAGGATGAAGTGATGGAGCATGTGAAACAGCTAATTGCTGACGAAGACAAGCACAAGCCCCTATCCGATCAAAAACTGGAACACCTTTTAAAAGAAAAAGGCATGACAGTATCGCGTAGAGCAATTGCTAACTACCGAAAACAACTCCAAATTCCGTCATCAACCGATCGGAAAATTAAATAA
- a CDS encoding V-type ATP synthase subunit E: MSDITKLTDKIIQDAKKRQEHYLKDASQKTERREELRKKQLTKQKEERLAAYEKEIRAEMSLEVSDLHIKSRAKVLAAKEALLDELFQEALESFEHMSETEFTAFLEKSLKRSALSGNVQLILGEESEKYADKATIEKWITFAQPDIELSVAKVAVPRRGGFLLKQDTIEYNFLFESLLQNAEEELSSQLLDLLFLED; this comes from the coding sequence ATGTCAGATATTACAAAATTAACCGATAAAATCATTCAAGATGCTAAAAAAAGACAAGAGCATTATCTGAAGGACGCTAGTCAAAAGACTGAGCGCCGAGAAGAATTGCGTAAAAAGCAACTGACTAAACAAAAAGAAGAGCGATTAGCTGCCTACGAAAAAGAAATTCGAGCAGAAATGAGTTTGGAAGTGTCTGACTTACATATCAAATCTCGCGCTAAAGTATTGGCTGCTAAAGAAGCTTTATTGGATGAGTTATTCCAAGAAGCCTTGGAGTCATTTGAACATATGTCTGAAACAGAATTCACTGCCTTTTTAGAAAAGAGCTTAAAGAGATCTGCTTTAAGTGGCAATGTCCAGCTTATTTTAGGTGAAGAAAGTGAAAAGTACGCTGATAAAGCAACGATTGAGAAATGGATTACCTTTGCTCAGCCTGATATTGAATTATCAGTTGCTAAAGTAGCTGTACCGCGTCGTGGTGGCTTTTTACTCAAACAAGATACAATCGAATACAACTTCTTATTTGAATCATTATTGCAAAATGCTGAAGAAGAGTTGAGCAGTCAATTACTTGATTTACTATTCTTAGAAGACTAA
- a CDS encoding mannose/fructose/sorbose PTS transporter subunit IIB, with protein sequence MDIKLLRIDDRLIHGQVAITWAKDTRISRIIVVSDEVAANPIQKALLSQAAPPDVKANVVTLDKLIEVYFHPIFMNVKVMLLFTNPSDVVTAYKNGVYFNTVNIGGMKFTDGKQMVTHFISVDQTDIDAFKTLDKQDIELEIRKVPSDRKQLLMDVLKKGNYL encoded by the coding sequence ATGGATATTAAATTACTAAGGATAGACGATCGACTGATTCATGGACAAGTTGCTATCACATGGGCAAAAGACACGCGCATTAGTCGCATCATCGTTGTTAGTGATGAAGTAGCCGCTAATCCAATCCAAAAGGCATTGTTAAGTCAAGCAGCACCGCCAGATGTTAAAGCAAATGTGGTCACATTGGACAAATTGATTGAAGTCTATTTTCACCCGATATTTATGAATGTTAAAGTCATGCTCCTATTCACCAATCCTTCTGATGTGGTAACAGCCTATAAGAATGGGGTTTATTTTAATACTGTTAATATCGGCGGGATGAAATTTACGGATGGAAAACAAATGGTCACTCATTTTATTTCAGTGGATCAAACAGACATTGATGCTTTTAAAACCTTGGATAAACAAGACATTGAATTGGAAATCCGCAAGGTGCCGAGTGATCGCAAGCAATTGTTGATGGATGTATTAAAAAAAGGAAACTATTTATAG